Proteins from a single region of Cytophagaceae bacterium:
- a CDS encoding DUF4190 domain-containing protein, with the protein MKLTLNLFLLIFISFQSFAVTIESNQTQQLDSLLKVSEKHVVNKKAHSTPKKPYNKLAVIGFGLSTLGIVSLLALLFAGIATTGSALLSLAGLVISIISLFKIKKRRERGKGLAITGIVFSILPYLFLLAIVLLWVGFS; encoded by the coding sequence ATGAAGCTAACCCTAAATTTATTCCTATTAATATTTATATCCTTTCAGAGTTTTGCTGTAACCATTGAATCCAATCAGACACAACAATTAGATTCTCTTTTAAAAGTTTCAGAAAAACATGTTGTGAACAAAAAAGCTCATTCTACCCCCAAAAAGCCATATAACAAACTTGCAGTAATTGGATTTGGCTTATCTACTCTGGGAATAGTGTCATTGCTTGCATTACTTTTTGCCGGAATTGCTACCACCGGGAGTGCCCTTTTATCTTTAGCCGGACTGGTTATAAGTATTATTAGCTTATTCAAAATCAAAAAAAGAAGGGAAAGAGGTAAAGGACTGGCTATAACAGGAATAGTATTTTCGATTCTTCCGTATTTGTTTTTATTGGCCATAGTACTACTTTGGGTAGGGTTTTCTTAA
- a CDS encoding glutamyl-tRNA reductase, which yields MAEIFRVISLSYKKAPLAVRESLTLDESQTKAFYLKLKDVFGLNEALILSTCNRTEIYYKSETNRFDDLISLLAIEKAISATDIKEYFEQINDETEAARYLFEVSLGLESQVLGDQQIINQAKNAYQWSADMQMAGPFIHRIMHSVFYANKRLVQETSFRDGTASTSYATVDLMESFLPLMANPKILVIGLGEIGEDVVKTLSEKGHKNITLCNRTKEKAENLAAGFGFDVVPFENLGQDCRKYNVIISTVRTENYIISTDCLNKRKSVSYLFDLSMPRSIDPQVEKLPGVVLYELDEIQKKTEQAIQSRLEAIPAVKNIISEMVADLSDWSKELQVSPTIQKLKNALEQIRKDEMARYMKGMTAEEAEKVEKITTGMMQKIIKLPVLQLKAACKRGEADTLIDVLNDLFDLEKVKI from the coding sequence ATGGCGGAAATATTCAGAGTAATATCATTATCATACAAAAAAGCTCCGTTGGCTGTAAGAGAAAGTTTGACACTTGATGAGTCTCAAACCAAAGCCTTTTATTTAAAGCTTAAGGATGTTTTTGGATTAAATGAGGCCCTGATTTTGTCAACCTGCAATCGTACTGAGATTTATTACAAATCAGAAACCAACAGATTCGATGATTTAATAAGTCTGCTCGCCATCGAAAAAGCGATTTCTGCAACCGATATCAAAGAATATTTTGAACAAATAAATGATGAAACCGAGGCTGCAAGATACCTTTTTGAGGTTTCTCTAGGTTTGGAATCTCAGGTTTTGGGTGATCAGCAAATCATCAATCAAGCCAAGAATGCCTACCAATGGTCAGCGGATATGCAAATGGCCGGGCCGTTTATTCACCGTATCATGCACTCGGTATTTTATGCCAACAAAAGATTGGTGCAGGAAACATCGTTTCGCGATGGCACAGCTTCAACATCCTACGCCACGGTTGATCTGATGGAAAGCTTTTTGCCACTTATGGCCAATCCTAAGATATTGGTAATTGGCTTGGGCGAGATTGGCGAAGATGTAGTAAAGACACTTTCAGAAAAAGGGCATAAAAATATTACACTTTGTAACCGCACGAAAGAAAAAGCCGAAAATCTGGCTGCCGGATTTGGATTTGACGTTGTGCCGTTTGAAAACCTGGGTCAGGATTGCAGGAAATACAATGTGATAATTTCAACAGTTAGAACTGAGAATTATATTATCAGCACTGACTGTTTAAATAAAAGAAAGTCAGTTAGTTATCTATTCGATTTGTCTATGCCAAGAAGTATCGATCCGCAGGTAGAAAAACTGCCCGGGGTTGTACTATATGAGTTGGATGAAATCCAGAAAAAAACAGAACAAGCCATACAATCACGGCTGGAGGCTATCCCGGCGGTGAAAAATATCATTTCTGAGATGGTTGCCGATTTGAGTGACTGGTCAAAAGAACTTCAGGTTTCTCCTACAATTCAGAAACTTAAGAATGCTCTGGAGCAAATCAGAAAGGATGAAATGGCCAGATACATGAAAGGTATGACTGCCGAAGAAGCCGAAAAGGTGGAGAAAATTACCACTGGCATGATGCAGAAAATCATCAAACTGCCAGTACTGCAACTTAAAGCTGCCTGTAAAAGAGGCGAAGCCGACACCTTGATTGATGTGCTCAATGACCTTTTTGACCTGGAAAAAGTGAAGATTTAA
- a CDS encoding HAMP domain-containing histidine kinase, with the protein MRNKKLFHDIYVNISTKRIVLVATLLLFVIAILFYFNDLRKKLEDREEKYTRLYAESIRFYIEKAVNSTCDYTFVQEVLEANETVPTILVTDGSPKDYRNIAELDDSTRNWTPKQKEQFLYSKIAEMGEEHTPIEFKIEGSRGYVYYSNSTVVKQLRYFPYILIVTFFVFSLLAFIAYSSSRKAEQNRVWVGLAKETAHQLGTPISGLMGWIEVLKINPDFDKSIGDEMLKDIQRLETITNRFSNIGSVPSMKDENLGELLESTVEYLKVRISTKIIWEFRNNLTKPFVKKINKNLIEWVIENLCKNAVDAMGGVGSLKISISENSKNGVNIDISDTGKGMSSATQRKIFNPGFSTKKRGWGLGLTLSKRIVEVYHDGEIYVLKSTPNSGTTFRVVL; encoded by the coding sequence ATGAGAAATAAAAAACTCTTTCATGATATTTATGTCAATATTTCCACCAAACGCATAGTGCTGGTAGCAACTCTTTTGTTGTTTGTAATAGCGATATTGTTTTATTTTAATGATCTCAGGAAGAAACTTGAAGACAGAGAGGAAAAATATACGCGACTTTATGCCGAAAGTATTAGATTTTACATCGAAAAAGCTGTAAACAGCACCTGTGATTACACTTTTGTTCAGGAAGTGTTGGAAGCCAATGAGACCGTTCCGACGATATTGGTTACCGACGGTAGCCCAAAAGACTACCGGAATATTGCTGAACTCGATGACAGCACACGCAATTGGACTCCAAAACAAAAGGAGCAGTTTTTATACTCAAAAATCGCCGAAATGGGCGAAGAACACACGCCAATAGAATTCAAAATTGAAGGGAGTAGGGGCTATGTTTATTACAGCAACTCAACCGTGGTAAAACAACTGAGATATTTTCCATATATACTTATTGTTACATTTTTTGTGTTTAGCCTTCTTGCCTTTATTGCCTATTCTTCGTCGAGAAAAGCCGAACAAAACCGTGTTTGGGTAGGCTTAGCCAAGGAAACAGCCCATCAGCTTGGAACACCTATTTCTGGTTTAATGGGCTGGATAGAAGTTCTAAAAATCAACCCTGATTTTGATAAATCTATTGGTGACGAAATGTTGAAAGACATTCAGCGGCTCGAAACTATCACCAACCGGTTTTCCAATATTGGGTCAGTTCCCAGCATGAAAGACGAAAATCTGGGAGAACTTTTGGAGTCCACTGTGGAATACCTTAAGGTCAGAATTTCAACAAAAATTATCTGGGAATTTAGAAATAATCTTACAAAGCCATTTGTAAAAAAAATCAATAAAAACCTGATTGAATGGGTAATAGAAAATCTTTGTAAAAATGCCGTTGATGCCATGGGAGGTGTGGGGAGTTTAAAAATCAGTATCTCGGAAAACTCTAAAAATGGTGTGAATATCGATATTTCTGATACTGGAAAAGGAATGAGCTCTGCAACTCAACGCAAAATCTTCAACCCGGGATTTTCTACCAAAAAAAGAGGCTGGGGGCTGGGACTTACGCTTTCAAAACGCATTGTAGAGGTTTATCATGATGGAGAAATATATGTCTTAAAATCTACACCCAATTCGGGGACTACATTTAGGGTTGTATTATGA
- the ppk1 gene encoding polyphosphate kinase 1: MGSVSEGVKSFFKNLMDFNPNESEFTYNPSPKDQKSDQDIENSNLISRDLSWMRFNERVLDQLNRQDLNIFEKLKFLAITASNLDEFMTVRVGSLYNYVDYDKERVDYSGLREGPFRKALLNYIKKFVDERNRLFREDLKPQFEKNGFRIIRYHELSENQKKEVSEYFDNTIYPMLTPMVCDNTHVFPVLLPKNLIFGVVSIDQQTTLFPETEDNKKLSFVQIPGNLPKFYEFDNEDWIGFLPIEEIVKNEISKLYKNITIESVDLFRIIRNGDFTIDENDDADADFVDEIREKIRGRQAGRVVSLIIESNPSQYVLSILKKKWDIDKYNIHVNNELMDYTRLWQIVNHQDFKTKLPASPQTVQPQNFNREINIFDAIKENDILLHHPYNSFDPVLHLLEKAAEDPNVLAIKLTIYRLAKNSRITAALLKAAENGKHISALFEIKARFDEENNIREAEKLQKAGCFVIYGIGWLKTHTKLMLIVRKEGPKVVQYAHLASGNYNEDTSKLYTDVGVLTSNQDYTKDIAEFFNVITGHSQPSGYKNLITSPKDMRRALVQKIRQEAENAQNGYPAGICFKVNSLEDREIIEELYAASQAGVRINLIVRGICCLRPGRPGLSENITVRSIVGNFLEHARILYFHNGGKPHIFGGSADLMVRSFDKRIESIFEFINQDIKNQLVHILKINLEDNTNAFELQENGEYIKVKPEGEVINLHKYFFRKEKQNSDISTLY, encoded by the coding sequence ATGGGAAGTGTATCTGAAGGAGTAAAGTCGTTTTTTAAAAATCTAATGGATTTTAATCCCAACGAAAGCGAGTTTACCTATAATCCTAGCCCAAAAGACCAAAAATCGGATCAGGACATTGAAAATTCGAACCTGATTAGCCGGGATTTAAGTTGGATGAGGTTTAATGAGCGGGTTTTGGATCAACTTAATCGTCAGGATCTGAATATTTTCGAAAAACTCAAGTTTTTGGCCATTACGGCATCAAATCTCGATGAGTTTATGACCGTAAGGGTAGGTAGTTTGTACAATTACGTGGATTACGACAAAGAACGTGTCGATTATTCAGGGTTGAGAGAAGGTCCGTTCCGGAAAGCATTACTCAATTATATTAAAAAGTTTGTCGATGAGCGAAACCGACTTTTCAGAGAAGACCTTAAGCCTCAATTTGAAAAAAATGGTTTCAGAATCATAAGATATCATGAACTTTCTGAAAATCAAAAAAAGGAAGTTTCAGAGTATTTTGACAATACCATTTATCCTATGCTCACGCCCATGGTGTGTGACAATACCCATGTTTTCCCTGTTCTTTTACCCAAGAATCTGATTTTTGGAGTAGTCTCAATCGACCAACAAACCACACTTTTCCCTGAAACCGAAGACAACAAAAAACTGTCTTTTGTGCAGATACCCGGCAACCTTCCTAAGTTTTATGAATTTGATAATGAAGACTGGATTGGATTCCTGCCGATTGAAGAGATTGTAAAAAATGAAATTTCTAAATTGTACAAAAACATTACTATAGAGTCGGTTGATTTATTCAGAATTATCAGAAACGGTGACTTTACTATAGATGAAAACGACGATGCCGATGCTGATTTTGTGGATGAGATCAGAGAGAAAATCCGCGGTCGCCAAGCAGGGAGAGTGGTGAGTTTAATTATTGAAAGCAATCCATCTCAATATGTTTTGTCGATTCTGAAGAAAAAGTGGGATATTGACAAATACAATATTCATGTCAATAATGAGCTGATGGATTACACTCGTTTGTGGCAAATTGTTAATCATCAGGATTTTAAAACTAAACTTCCTGCCTCACCGCAAACTGTCCAGCCTCAAAATTTCAACCGCGAAATCAATATTTTTGATGCCATAAAAGAGAATGATATTTTACTGCATCATCCTTACAACAGTTTTGATCCGGTTTTACATTTGCTTGAAAAAGCCGCCGAAGACCCCAATGTGCTGGCCATAAAGCTCACAATTTATCGTCTGGCGAAAAATTCCAGAATTACCGCTGCTCTTTTGAAAGCGGCAGAAAACGGGAAGCACATCTCGGCATTGTTTGAAATCAAAGCTCGTTTTGATGAAGAAAATAATATCAGAGAAGCCGAAAAGCTTCAAAAAGCCGGCTGTTTTGTAATCTATGGTATTGGTTGGTTAAAAACCCATACCAAGTTGATGCTCATCGTGAGAAAAGAAGGGCCAAAAGTGGTTCAATACGCCCACCTGGCCAGCGGAAACTACAATGAAGATACCTCAAAACTATATACTGATGTTGGCGTTCTGACTTCCAATCAGGATTATACCAAAGATATTGCCGAGTTTTTTAACGTTATCACCGGTCATTCGCAACCTTCCGGATATAAAAATCTCATCACTTCGCCAAAAGACATGCGAAGAGCCCTTGTCCAAAAAATAAGGCAGGAAGCTGAAAACGCCCAAAATGGTTATCCTGCGGGAATATGCTTTAAGGTCAATTCGCTTGAAGATCGCGAAATCATCGAAGAGCTCTATGCGGCTTCGCAGGCAGGTGTTAGAATCAACCTCATTGTGCGGGGAATCTGCTGTCTCAGACCTGGAAGACCGGGTTTAAGTGAGAATATTACCGTGCGATCGATAGTAGGAAACTTCCTTGAGCATGCCAGAATACTGTATTTTCACAATGGTGGCAAGCCGCATATTTTTGGTGGTTCGGCTGATTTGATGGTAAGAAGTTTTGATAAACGTATCGAATCTATTTTTGAATTTATCAATCAGGACATCAAAAATCAACTTGTACATATATTGAAAATAAATCTCGAAGACAACACCAACGCCTTTGAGTTGCAAGAAAATGGCGAATATATTAAGGTCAAACCTGAGGGCGAAGTGATTAACCTTCACAAGTATTTTTTCAGAAAAGAAAAACAAAATTCAGATATAAGTACCTTGTATTAA
- the msrA gene encoding peptide-methionine (S)-S-oxide reductase MsrA — protein sequence MFLGLNSCAQKTKKKESIKMENKAGTTTATLAAGCFWCVEAVYQQLNGVETVASGYSGGTVKDPSYEQVCTGNTGHAEVIQITYDTTKTSFTEILEVFFKTHDPTTLNRQGADVGTQYRSAIFYHNPEQKEIAEKIIKDLDAAGAYDSKIVTKLEPFEIFYKAEDYHQDYFNQNADKNPYCQLVVRPKVEKFQKVFKDKLKH from the coding sequence ATGTTTTTAGGGTTAAATTCTTGTGCCCAAAAAACTAAAAAGAAAGAATCAATAAAAATGGAAAACAAAGCAGGAACAACAACCGCAACCCTTGCGGCAGGATGCTTTTGGTGTGTAGAGGCGGTTTATCAACAGCTTAATGGCGTTGAAACGGTGGCATCGGGGTATTCGGGTGGGACAGTTAAGGATCCCAGTTATGAGCAGGTTTGTACCGGCAACACAGGTCATGCAGAGGTGATTCAGATTACTTATGACACCACGAAAACCTCGTTTACTGAGATTTTGGAAGTGTTTTTCAAAACTCACGACCCCACCACACTCAATCGCCAGGGAGCCGATGTGGGCACGCAATATCGCTCGGCTATATTCTATCATAACCCTGAACAAAAAGAGATTGCAGAAAAAATCATCAAAGACCTGGATGCAGCCGGTGCGTATGATTCAAAAATCGTGACCAAACTGGAGCCTTTTGAAATATTTTACAAAGCCGAAGACTATCATCAGGATTATTTTAATCAAAATGCCGACAAAAACCCGTACTGTCAGCTGGTTGTGAGACCCAAAGTTGAGAAATTCCAGAAGGTATTCAAGGACAAATTAAAGCATTGA
- the guaB gene encoding IMP dehydrogenase: protein MLDSSKLLFEALTYDDVLLVPAYSEVLPKNTSTKTKLTRNIEINIPLVSAAMDTVTEFEMAVAIAQEGGIGFIHKNMSIEQQADQVRRVKRSESGMIIDPITLNINAVVGDALRIMSEFKIGGIPVIDEKGILAGIVTNRDLRFQTQMSKPITEIMTIEKLVTAPEGISLEEAEGILMEHKIEKLPIIDNNKKLAGLITYRDILKKKNKPHAAKDKLGRLLAGAAVGVTADLEARVEALVKAGVDVVSIDTAHGHSKGVIDALKSIKARFPKLDVICGNIATGEAAKALADAGADAVKVGVGPGSICTTRIIAGIGMPQLSAVYLCAQALEGTGVPVIADGGIRFSGDIAKAIAAGASTVMMGSLLAGTEEAPGEIVIFEGRKFKSYRGMGSVEAMEDGSKDRYFQDATEDVKKLVPEGIVGRVPFKGMAREIIYQMTGGLKAGMGYCGAGSIEDLQKAKFIKITSSGMKESHPHDIMITKEAPNYSTR, encoded by the coding sequence ATGTTAGACTCATCAAAGCTTCTTTTCGAAGCACTCACCTACGACGACGTACTCCTTGTTCCGGCCTATTCTGAGGTCTTGCCTAAAAATACAAGTACCAAAACCAAGCTTACACGTAATATCGAAATCAATATACCTTTGGTATCGGCTGCCATGGATACTGTTACGGAATTCGAAATGGCCGTTGCTATTGCTCAGGAAGGAGGTATAGGGTTTATTCACAAAAACATGAGTATCGAGCAGCAAGCTGATCAGGTACGTCGGGTAAAACGCTCCGAAAGTGGCATGATCATAGACCCTATTACGCTCAATATCAACGCAGTAGTAGGCGACGCACTTAGAATCATGTCTGAGTTTAAAATTGGTGGGATTCCGGTTATTGACGAAAAAGGTATATTGGCAGGAATCGTGACCAACCGTGACCTGAGATTCCAAACTCAGATGTCAAAGCCTATCACCGAAATCATGACCATCGAAAAGCTTGTAACTGCACCCGAAGGAATAAGCCTCGAAGAAGCAGAAGGTATTTTGATGGAACATAAAATTGAAAAACTTCCGATTATAGATAATAATAAAAAATTGGCAGGGCTTATTACTTACAGAGATATTCTTAAAAAGAAAAACAAACCTCATGCAGCCAAAGACAAGCTGGGCAGGTTGTTGGCTGGTGCCGCTGTGGGCGTTACGGCTGATCTGGAAGCCAGAGTTGAAGCTTTGGTAAAAGCCGGAGTTGATGTGGTGAGCATTGATACTGCCCATGGTCACTCCAAAGGGGTGATAGATGCATTGAAAAGCATTAAAGCCAGATTTCCAAAATTAGATGTAATCTGTGGAAATATTGCCACAGGAGAAGCCGCAAAAGCCCTTGCTGATGCCGGTGCCGATGCTGTAAAAGTAGGCGTAGGCCCTGGTAGTATCTGTACCACCCGTATTATTGCCGGTATAGGCATGCCGCAGCTTTCGGCGGTATATCTTTGTGCACAGGCATTGGAAGGCACAGGAGTACCGGTTATAGCCGATGGAGGTATCAGATTCTCAGGCGATATTGCTAAAGCCATAGCTGCCGGGGCAAGCACTGTTATGATGGGCTCCCTTTTAGCCGGTACCGAAGAAGCACCCGGAGAAATCGTAATATTTGAAGGCCGGAAATTTAAGTCTTACCGCGGCATGGGTTCAGTGGAGGCCATGGAAGATGGCTCGAAAGACCGTTATTTTCAAGATGCAACCGAGGATGTGAAAAAACTCGTTCCGGAAGGAATCGTGGGCAGGGTGCCATTTAAAGGTATGGCCCGCGAAATAATATATCAGATGACAGGTGGTCTTAAAGCCGGGATGGGCTATTGTGGTGCCGGCTCTATTGAGGATTTGCAAAAAGCGAAATTTATAAAAATAACTTCCTCAGGTATGAAGGAGTCTCACCCTCATGATATCATGATTACCAAAGAAGCACCGAACTATTCGACAAGATAA
- a CDS encoding alpha-glucosidase — MAGLLCFAAGAVWAQKSNNTEWWKKEVVYQIYPRSFKDSDGDGVGDLKGIISKLDYLKSLGITAVWINPYFASPNDDNGYDISDYRAIMKEFGTMDDFDAMLKGMHERNIKLVMDLVVNHSSDEHEWFKQSRSSRTSPYRDYYHWWPAEKGKPPYRYSLFDLNHDAWKYDATTDSYYLHYFSVKQPDLNWENPKLRQEVYDIMKFWAEKGVDGFRLDAFQFASKDIAFPEWPKGWEKDFVKYYAMGPHLHDYLKEMHEQVFSKYKVMSVAEGAGNTMQDAHNLVDAERKELNMAYAFEGVDIAKPDGYSLTHFKKVFSKWDAEFAEKGWLSIFLANHDQARMVTRFGNDAPEYRDLSSKMLTTFIMTMRGTPYYYNGDELAMTNIRFETIDDYRDVAGRNEYEYQKKNGGDLKKLLEDMKLGSRDNGRTPFQWNDTKNAGFTTGEPWLKVNPNYKTLNAAAQEMDPNSPLNYFRKVVALRKKNQVLVYGKYTLVDEHNPDIYAYTREMEGKKILVLLNFSKKNASTVTDKKLGKLLINNYSDTQKISGNKIVLRPYEARVYEVK; from the coding sequence ATGGCGGGGCTGCTATGCTTTGCTGCCGGTGCGGTGTGGGCACAAAAATCAAATAATACAGAATGGTGGAAAAAAGAAGTGGTGTACCAGATATATCCCAGGAGCTTTAAGGATAGTGATGGCGACGGTGTGGGTGACCTGAAGGGCATCATCTCGAAGTTGGATTATCTGAAAAGCCTGGGAATAACGGCGGTGTGGATCAACCCGTATTTTGCCTCTCCCAATGATGACAATGGCTATGATATCAGTGATTATCGGGCGATTATGAAGGAATTTGGCACGATGGACGACTTTGATGCGATGCTTAAAGGGATGCATGAACGGAATATTAAACTCGTGATGGACCTGGTGGTGAACCACAGCAGCGACGAGCATGAATGGTTTAAGCAGAGCCGCAGCTCGCGTACTAGCCCATACCGCGATTACTACCACTGGTGGCCGGCAGAAAAGGGTAAGCCTCCTTACCGATACAGTCTTTTTGATTTAAATCATGATGCCTGGAAGTACGATGCAACAACAGATAGCTACTACCTGCACTATTTTTCTGTAAAACAACCCGACCTAAACTGGGAGAACCCCAAGCTGAGACAGGAGGTGTATGATATTATGAAGTTTTGGGCAGAAAAAGGAGTGGATGGCTTTAGGCTGGATGCGTTTCAATTTGCTTCGAAAGACATCGCCTTCCCGGAATGGCCCAAAGGCTGGGAGAAGGATTTTGTGAAATACTATGCCATGGGGCCACATCTGCATGATTATCTGAAGGAAATGCATGAGCAGGTTTTCAGCAAGTATAAGGTGATGAGTGTAGCCGAAGGAGCCGGCAATACGATGCAAGATGCTCATAATCTGGTTGATGCAGAAAGAAAGGAATTAAATATGGCGTATGCTTTTGAGGGGGTGGACATCGCAAAACCCGACGGCTACAGTCTGACACATTTTAAAAAGGTGTTCTCGAAATGGGACGCCGAATTTGCAGAAAAAGGCTGGCTATCGATATTTTTGGCCAACCACGACCAGGCCCGAATGGTAACCCGCTTTGGTAATGATGCACCGGAATATCGGGATTTATCCTCGAAGATGCTGACCACATTTATCATGACCATGCGTGGCACGCCGTATTATTATAATGGTGATGAGCTGGCGATGACTAACATTAGATTTGAGACGATTGATGACTACCGTGACGTGGCCGGTAGAAATGAGTATGAATATCAAAAGAAAAATGGTGGCGACCTGAAGAAGCTTCTGGAAGATATGAAGTTGGGCAGCCGTGACAACGGCCGCACGCCATTTCAATGGAATGACACCAAAAATGCCGGATTTACGACCGGAGAACCCTGGCTGAAAGTAAACCCCAATTATAAAACGCTAAATGCAGCCGCACAGGAAATGGATCCAAATTCGCCATTGAATTATTTCAGAAAAGTGGTGGCATTGAGAAAGAAAAATCAGGTGCTGGTATATGGTAAATACACGCTGGTCGATGAACACAATCCTGACATATATGCCTACACCCGTGAGATGGAAGGCAAGAAAATATTGGTTTTATTGAATTTCTCAAAGAAAAATGCAAGTACGGTTACTGATAAAAAACTGGGTAAGTTACTGATTAACAATTATTCCGATACACAAAAAATAAGTGGAAATAAAATAGTACTGAGGCCTTACGAGGCGAGGGTATATGAGGTGAAATAG